Proteins encoded by one window of Metamycoplasma subdolum:
- a CDS encoding HU family DNA-binding protein, protein MNKREMIVRTSEKLDVPQVMVEAIWDQCEKEIIETLASGEKVAISGFGTFTINQKDEKQRINYFTKERIIVPAKTEPKFKFSDVFKAQINRY, encoded by the coding sequence ATGAATAAAAGAGAAATGATCGTGAGAACAAGTGAAAAACTTGATGTTCCACAAGTAATGGTTGAAGCTATTTGAGATCAATGTGAAAAAGAAATAATTGAAACTCTTGCTTCAGGAGAAAAAGTTGCTATTTCTGGATTCGGCACATTTACAATAAATCAAAAAGATGAAAAACAAAGAATCAACTACTTTACTAAAGAAAGAATTATTGTACCTGCTAAAACTGAACCAAAATTCAAATTTTCAGATGTATTCAAAGCTCAAATTAATAGATACTAA
- the topA gene encoding type I DNA topoisomerase encodes MAYTKVMIVESPNKVATIQKYVGKDVQVLSSVGHILKLSTSGEKGLGIDLQNWEPRMIVDKSKSKTIKELREATRKASEVLIATDPDREGEAIAQNLVDTLKVNDKYKRIKYNEITEEAIKNALENPIMIDIDLVKAQKARRMLDRIIGFELSQLMKKKVKNAPTNPSAGRVQSIALKLVCDKEKEIEAFIPILYSKIEAKIAEDVNATFYYLNHKDFADDATWIKPEKSKQILDELNKDKRLKVSNFEITQRKDKQITPFKQSVLYKEAKYSSTVVQVTAQKLFERGLISYPRTDSTRLNDSFIAKVRKFIEENYGQNYIANDIKSFSGAQDAHEAIRPTDIYLNPSLAKSKFRLNEEENYIYELIYNKTLSAIMQVPIREIYHYDLISSSGHNFRMSYSRIIFDGYYKLTKNYEASKVLPNYKNGDILDVQEFEKLDKETQPPALYNEGSLIKMLDDIKVGRPSTFASTVKVIKSRLFVENKNGALHPTEFGKTVMSKLIDGFPTIMNEEYTASVENDLDLIAEGKEDYKSLMSEFYSRFNVTLDEATKTIEIAIMPEETIDESCPDCGNKLMYRYTKATREKFIGCTNFPACRYTRDVAGKKRKFWRFKRSTK; translated from the coding sequence TTGGACATATTTTGAAACTTTCAACAAGTGGAGAAAAAGGTTTAGGTATTGATTTACAAAACTGAGAACCTCGTATGATTGTTGATAAAAGTAAATCAAAAACTATAAAAGAATTGAGAGAAGCAACTAGAAAAGCAAGTGAAGTTTTAATCGCAACTGACCCCGATCGTGAAGGTGAAGCTATTGCCCAAAATTTAGTTGACACATTAAAAGTTAATGATAAATACAAAAGAATTAAATATAATGAAATTACTGAAGAGGCAATTAAAAATGCTCTTGAAAATCCAATAATGATTGACATTGATTTAGTTAAAGCACAAAAAGCAAGAAGAATGCTTGATCGTATTATTGGATTTGAACTTTCTCAACTTATGAAGAAAAAAGTAAAAAATGCACCAACAAATCCATCAGCCGGAAGAGTGCAATCAATTGCTTTAAAATTAGTGTGCGATAAGGAAAAAGAAATTGAAGCATTTATTCCAATTTTGTATTCAAAAATTGAAGCAAAAATTGCTGAAGATGTTAATGCAACTTTCTACTATTTAAATCACAAAGATTTTGCAGATGATGCAACTTGAATTAAACCTGAAAAATCAAAACAAATTCTTGATGAACTAAATAAAGATAAAAGATTAAAAGTTTCAAACTTTGAAATAACTCAAAGAAAAGATAAACAAATAACACCTTTTAAACAATCAGTTTTATATAAAGAAGCGAAGTATTCTTCAACTGTTGTTCAAGTGACTGCACAAAAACTTTTTGAACGTGGGCTTATCTCATATCCAAGAACAGATTCAACAAGACTTAATGATTCTTTTATTGCTAAAGTTAGAAAATTTATTGAAGAAAATTATGGTCAAAACTATATTGCAAATGACATCAAAAGTTTCTCAGGAGCACAAGATGCTCATGAGGCAATTAGACCAACAGATATTTACTTAAATCCAAGTTTAGCAAAATCAAAATTCCGCTTAAATGAAGAAGAAAATTACATTTATGAGTTAATTTATAACAAGACACTTTCAGCAATAATGCAAGTTCCTATTCGTGAAATTTATCACTATGATTTAATAAGTTCATCAGGTCACAATTTTAGAATGAGTTATTCAAGAATTATTTTTGATGGATATTATAAATTAACCAAAAATTATGAAGCTTCTAAAGTATTACCAAATTATAAAAATGGTGACATTTTAGATGTTCAAGAGTTTGAAAAACTAGATAAAGAAACTCAGCCACCTGCACTTTACAATGAAGGTTCTTTAATTAAAATGTTAGACGATATTAAAGTTGGACGTCCTTCGACTTTTGCATCAACAGTTAAAGTAATTAAAAGTAGACTTTTTGTTGAAAATAAAAATGGAGCACTTCACCCTACTGAATTTGGTAAAACCGTTATGAGCAAATTAATTGATGGTTTCCCAACAATAATGAATGAGGAATATACAGCATCAGTAGAAAATGATCTTGACTTAATTGCTGAAGGAAAAGAAGATTATAAATCTTTAATGTCAGAATTCTATAGTCGCTTTAATGTTACTTTAGATGAAGCAACCAAAACAATTGAAATTGCAATAATGCCTGAAGAAACAATTGACGAAAGTTGCCCTGATTGCGGAAACAAACTGATGTACCGTTATACAAAAGCAACGCGTGAAAAATTCATCGGTTGCACTAATTTTCCAGCATGTAGATACACAAGAGATGTTGCTGGAAAGAAGAGAAAATTTTGAAGATTTAAAAGAAGCACAAAATAA
- the der gene encoding ribosome biogenesis GTPase Der — protein MKNIVAIIGKPNVGKSTLFNKIINKRKSIVYDTPGVTRDRIYDNASWAGKNFKIIDTGGITLEEASFKEQIKLQAKIAIEEANVIIFIIDGREEITSEDYFVAQLLRESNKPVILAVNKVENSNYNFDSSIYSLGFAEIYPISAIHGNGVGNLLDKVLEKLNFTENVESSLFKLTLLGKTNVGKSTLLNTLTHENRSIVSDIAGTTRDSVSSKIKINGEEFEIVDTAGIKRKSKLSDSIEHFALMRANDSIEEANLVLLILDANEEISLFHQNIVGIAFELKKPIIVVVNKWDLIQKDEKTMDEYKKNLKKKLKFIDWSPICFISAKENLRINKLTDAIFKVKENISRKIPTNALNNLIMNAQMMRPASSIKGRRLTIAFAKQVESRIPTFIMFVNDKNLAHFTYLRYIENQIRQNWDFSGVPIEIVVKNKNKKEGDD, from the coding sequence ATGAAAAATATTGTTGCTATAATTGGCAAACCAAATGTCGGAAAATCAACTCTTTTTAATAAGATTATTAATAAAAGAAAATCAATTGTTTATGACACGCCAGGGGTTACTAGAGATAGAATATATGACAATGCTTCGTGAGCCGGTAAAAATTTCAAGATCATTGATACAGGTGGAATAACGCTTGAAGAAGCAAGTTTTAAAGAACAAATAAAATTACAAGCAAAAATTGCTATTGAAGAAGCTAATGTAATTATTTTCATAATCGATGGAAGAGAAGAAATTACAAGTGAAGATTATTTTGTTGCTCAACTTTTAAGAGAATCAAATAAACCTGTAATTTTAGCAGTAAATAAAGTTGAAAATTCAAACTACAATTTTGATTCTTCAATTTATAGTTTAGGTTTCGCTGAAATCTATCCAATTTCTGCAATCCATGGAAATGGTGTCGGAAACTTACTTGATAAAGTGTTAGAAAAACTTAATTTCACAGAAAATGTTGAATCTTCTTTATTTAAATTAACACTCTTGGGAAAAACAAATGTTGGAAAGTCAACTCTCTTAAATACCTTGACTCATGAAAATCGTTCAATTGTAAGTGACATTGCAGGGACAACTCGTGATTCGGTTAGTTCAAAAATTAAAATTAACGGCGAAGAATTTGAAATTGTTGATACTGCTGGAATTAAAAGAAAATCAAAACTTTCAGATTCAATTGAACATTTTGCTTTGATGCGTGCTAATGATTCTATTGAAGAAGCAAATTTGGTACTTCTGATTTTAGACGCAAATGAAGAAATTAGTTTATTTCATCAAAATATAGTAGGAATTGCTTTTGAACTTAAAAAACCAATTATTGTTGTAGTTAATAAATGAGACTTAATCCAAAAAGATGAAAAAACAATGGATGAGTATAAAAAGAATTTGAAAAAGAAACTTAAATTTATTGATTGATCACCAATTTGTTTTATATCAGCAAAGGAAAATTTAAGAATTAATAAACTAACTGACGCTATTTTTAAAGTTAAAGAAAATATTAGTCGTAAAATACCAACTAATGCTTTAAATAATTTAATTATGAACGCTCAAATGATGAGGCCAGCATCATCTATAAAAGGCAGAAGACTGACAATTGCGTTTGCAAAACAAGTTGAAAGCAGGATTCCAACATTTATAATGTTTGTAAATGATAAAAATTTAGCTCACTTTACTTATTTAAGATATATTGAAAATCAAATTAGACAAAATTGAGATTTTTCAGGTGTTCCAATTGAGATAGTGGTTAAAAATAAAAACAAAAAAGAGGGGGATGATTAA
- a CDS encoding MAGa7180 family putative nuclease, whose amino-acid sequence MSTTEARKNELLKKRRFYNVQDYLLNNETKTLILTPKFHKYLLENKGSFGFGKITGTYLGEILETDSFKSPFAAFAKLCKIGMPMLDEKYVNAGKVLEGKILEKISKAKRWEIQRFDATEYQYDYFKDTSSLFGGLPDGYVEDEDLIIEIKTAGIKKINEWEDNLVPVSYGKQASLYTYLNFLKKHKKEPKDNELRFLISCLFLEEEDYIQPENVRLEDRRLKTKKIYVNLPQLKDDMQKCQDWYNHFTEKGESPIWKEARDKDLLDFLKCKNQNEYEALLNKWVSEGKFK is encoded by the coding sequence ATGAGCACTACGGAAGCAAGAAAAAACGAACTACTTAAAAAACGTAGATTCTACAATGTGCAAGATTATTTATTAAATAATGAAACCAAAACCCTAATTTTAACCCCCAAATTTCATAAATACCTTTTGGAAAACAAAGGTAGTTTTGGTTTTGGAAAAATTACTGGAACTTATTTAGGCGAAATACTTGAAACTGATAGTTTTAAAAGTCCTTTTGCTGCTTTTGCTAAACTTTGCAAAATCGGCATGCCCATGCTTGACGAAAAATATGTTAATGCTGGGAAAGTTTTAGAAGGCAAAATTTTAGAAAAAATTTCAAAAGCAAAAAGGTGAGAAATTCAAAGATTTGATGCGACAGAATATCAATATGATTATTTTAAAGATACATCTTCTCTTTTTGGCGGTCTTCCTGATGGATATGTTGAAGATGAAGATTTAATTATCGAAATTAAAACTGCTGGAATTAAAAAAATAAATGAATGAGAAGACAATTTAGTCCCAGTTTCTTATGGAAAGCAAGCAAGTCTTTATACTTATCTAAATTTTTTAAAAAAACATAAAAAAGAACCCAAGGATAATGAACTTAGATTTTTAATTTCATGTCTTTTCTTAGAAGAAGAAGATTATATTCAGCCTGAAAATGTTAGACTTGAAGATAGAAGATTAAAAACTAAAAAGATTTATGTTAATTTACCTCAACTAAAAGACGATATGCAAAAATGTCAAGATTGATATAATCACTTTACTGAAAAAGGCGAAAGTCCAATTTGAAAAGAAGCACGTGACAAAGACTTGCTTGATTTTTTAAAATGCAAAAACCAAAATGAATATGAAGCTTTACTTAATAAATGAGTAAGTGAAGGAAAATTCAAATAA
- a CDS encoding helix-turn-helix domain-containing protein, with protein sequence MANIIDEKLPDVEKVENRNDTFADKLKFYLEKYEMTQKELALRLGLSVKHINSILNDEVIDVSVSVLEGLEYAFRLETGILTKLYYTYSNLRSVRNNPNIEEQMKSFGLNFIIDHPELAVGFGAKITPDMENHIKLMKLKKFYGVTELPDYRQYLEEHILAETKKYHNKANSYIWIRFCELSVHYDKENLGVFRTGLFEAVLKKVLNMMTSTFDFHKKIQNIKKYLMHKGIILVTKPFIEGSSIRAITLKKGGKRYVFLSDMYHSESYIFFSLLHELIHCFHNNLTEEEIDQKVIDVYRDWEKENPTNYRAIYDAINAYETHRKVVEKDPNIDTSYIWSVLQERYEYVRFEDKELESILKDTEVLK encoded by the coding sequence ATGGCAAACATAATAGACGAAAAATTACCTGATGTTGAAAAGGTTGAAAATAGAAATGATACTTTTGCAGATAAGTTAAAATTCTATTTAGAAAAATACGAAATGACACAAAAAGAACTAGCATTAAGACTAGGACTTTCTGTAAAACATATTAATTCAATTTTGAATGATGAAGTAATTGATGTTTCGGTTTCAGTTTTAGAAGGACTTGAATATGCTTTTAGATTAGAAACTGGAATTTTAACCAAGCTTTACTATACATATAGTAATTTAAGAAGCGTAAGAAACAATCCAAATATTGAAGAACAAATGAAAAGTTTTGGACTTAATTTTATAATTGATCATCCAGAACTTGCTGTTGGTTTTGGAGCAAAAATAACTCCAGATATGGAAAACCACATCAAGCTTATGAAACTTAAAAAGTTTTATGGAGTAACAGAACTTCCTGATTATCGTCAATATTTAGAAGAACATATTTTAGCCGAAACTAAAAAATATCACAACAAAGCTAATTCATATATTTGAATTAGATTCTGTGAACTTTCAGTTCATTATGACAAAGAAAATCTTGGAGTTTTCAGAACTGGACTTTTTGAAGCGGTGCTTAAAAAAGTTTTAAACATGATGACATCAACTTTCGACTTTCACAAGAAAATACAAAATATTAAAAAATATTTAATGCACAAAGGAATAATTTTAGTTACTAAACCTTTTATTGAAGGTAGTTCTATTAGAGCGATTACCTTAAAAAAAGGTGGAAAAAGATATGTATTTTTATCTGACATGTACCATTCAGAAAGTTATATCTTTTTCTCACTTTTACATGAATTAATTCACTGTTTTCATAATAACTTAACTGAAGAAGAAATTGATCAAAAAGTTATTGATGTATATCGTGATTGAGAAAAAGAAAATCCTACAAACTATCGTGCAATTTATGATGCAATTAATGCTTATGAAACACATCGAAAAGTTGTTGAAAAAGATCCAAATATTGACACAAGTTATATTTGAAGCGTATTGCAAGAACGTTATGAATACGTTCGTTTTGAAGACAAAGAACTTGAAAGTATCCTAAAGGATACAGAGGTTTTGAAATAA
- the cmk gene encoding (d)CMP kinase, which produces MKRNDLENNKATSSLELQDEEKLLKEQKKYAKEFAKRMESIREFFNIKEKVDKDELLSLMKLLKTEKNDFSEEIKNLQTEKKWLQNLKKRINTQKQIESTATLDLDKIFKFDLEFENALKLIKNELNKYNIKEEQMKKKINIAIDGPSGVGKTVMSTMLAKKYDLTFISSGNIYRLIAYNAIKKGIKITEENLEKINNAWKFEDIVYKSDGKIFLKGKDVSSNIRENEISIASSKVSKYKPLREKVNKYIQEIAKNVGGIIVDGRDATYRILPEADFKFYLDARAEIRANRRINQDILAGRKPIEFNKILEDIKNRDYEDMNRKVDPLKVSEGSVYIDTSNLSVDENLQAIVDVIEGK; this is translated from the coding sequence ATGAAAAGAAATGATTTGGAAAATAATAAAGCAACATCTTCACTTGAACTTCAAGATGAAGAAAAACTTTTAAAAGAACAAAAAAAATATGCGAAAGAATTTGCGAAAAGAATGGAATCAATCCGTGAATTTTTTAATATTAAAGAAAAAGTTGATAAAGATGAGCTGCTTTCTTTAATGAAGCTTTTAAAAACTGAAAAAAATGATTTTAGTGAAGAAATTAAAAACTTGCAAACTGAAAAAAAATGACTTCAAAATCTTAAAAAAAGAATTAACACTCAAAAACAAATTGAATCAACTGCAACATTAGATTTAGATAAAATTTTCAAATTTGATTTAGAATTTGAAAATGCTTTAAAATTAATTAAAAATGAACTAAATAAATACAACATTAAGGAGGAACAAATGAAGAAAAAAATCAATATTGCAATTGATGGTCCTTCTGGTGTTGGCAAAACCGTAATGTCAACAATGCTTGCAAAAAAATATGATTTAACCTTTATTAGTAGTGGAAACATTTATCGCCTAATCGCATATAATGCAATCAAAAAAGGTATTAAAATCACTGAAGAAAATTTAGAAAAAATTAATAATGCTTGAAAGTTTGAAGACATAGTTTATAAAAGCGATGGAAAAATTTTTCTAAAAGGAAAAGATGTTTCATCAAATATTCGCGAAAATGAAATTTCAATTGCTTCAAGTAAAGTTTCTAAATATAAACCCTTAAGAGAAAAGGTAAATAAATACATTCAAGAGATTGCAAAAAACGTTGGTGGAATTATTGTTGATGGACGTGATGCAACTTATAGAATTTTACCTGAAGCAGATTTTAAATTTTACCTTGATGCAAGAGCAGAAATAAGAGCGAACAGAAGAATTAATCAAGACATTTTAGCAGGTAGAAAACCAATTGAATTCAATAAAATTTTAGAAGATATTAAAAACCGCGATTATGAAGATATGAATAGAAAAGTCGATCCTTTAAAAGTAAGTGAAGGAAGTGTTTATATTGACACATCTAACCTTTCTGTTGATGAAAATCTTCAAGCTATCGTTGATGTAATTGAAGGTAAATAA
- a CDS encoding UU173 family protein codes for MEKPKYFNFNHFAIACQIDPYFIFNLDHFNLDETDKVALENSEIGETLFDEDDEGERPTISYVKANLDAISQEIQNFILNEFKNYNVEIISLKETKENKILQTKEAIKNPKIDVIINPTFEYKNVVVAPLYYSKIDHSFANNTISKMQNNKQIIQAYFQGQVILKSGVKISNYYLYMFKQFEVKKARKNLVSFEKVNRGVNKKTKGNINIDGENLENEFPIFNDVIFGNKSLQEIFGKKEKFIWSFDHFLRSINDEKNWEKNNEIDQEFLKIYFKEKPFESKLCNRLLEAWRNKLYSQKKSWGKKIFKIIYDEKTTKNQQLINNILAFYNPSNNLKNIYFNNNLWNKFLISQKLEKKSEDLIDFFKALDVLNYEEKNIAWFDFEGFQLTWPIIDYLPAWRQVISQLSIITTYRKNVVKNVSEDFVYDPLNYSYKTIVKIINDIYKKDVDYYVVYNQGYEKTRIKEMLETLKCYAEDKTNDFTTEEYLEIETKGKEIIKKMADLHKLYVNSSPQLIKKPVINLGFLGGKSSIKLLEKFVHASKLKLKHEITPYNELEVQNGSMAMEIAQARAQNKIGNLEWEDICKNLRKYCHNDVVAMIMVADLSNWIIQNSEKNNELVDKLLID; via the coding sequence ATGGAAAAACCAAAATACTTTAATTTTAATCATTTTGCAATTGCATGTCAAATCGACCCATATTTTATTTTTAATTTAGATCATTTTAATCTTGATGAAACAGACAAAGTTGCTCTTGAAAATAGTGAAATTGGTGAAACGTTATTTGATGAAGATGATGAAGGCGAAAGACCTACAATTAGTTATGTTAAGGCAAATCTTGATGCTATTAGCCAAGAAATTCAAAATTTTATTTTAAATGAATTTAAAAATTACAATGTTGAAATTATAAGTTTAAAAGAAACCAAAGAAAATAAAATCTTACAAACAAAAGAAGCAATAAAAAATCCTAAAATCGATGTAATAATTAATCCAACATTTGAGTATAAAAATGTAGTAGTTGCCCCTCTTTATTATTCAAAAATTGATCATTCATTTGCCAATAATACAATTTCTAAAATGCAAAATAATAAACAAATTATCCAAGCATATTTCCAAGGTCAAGTCATTTTAAAATCTGGAGTAAAAATTTCGAATTATTACCTTTACATGTTTAAACAATTTGAAGTCAAAAAGGCAAGAAAAAACCTAGTTAGTTTTGAAAAAGTTAATCGTGGTGTTAATAAAAAAACCAAAGGAAATATTAACATTGATGGCGAAAATTTAGAAAACGAATTTCCCATTTTTAATGATGTTATTTTTGGTAATAAAAGTTTGCAAGAAATTTTCGGAAAAAAAGAAAAATTTATTTGAAGTTTTGATCATTTTTTAAGATCTATTAATGATGAAAAAAACTGAGAAAAAAATAATGAAATTGACCAAGAATTTTTAAAAATTTACTTCAAAGAAAAACCATTTGAAAGCAAACTTTGCAACAGACTTTTAGAAGCTTGAAGAAATAAACTATATTCTCAAAAAAAATCTTGAGGCAAGAAGATTTTTAAAATTATTTATGATGAAAAAACAACCAAAAATCAACAACTAATAAACAATATTTTAGCTTTCTATAACCCAAGCAATAATTTAAAAAATATTTACTTTAATAATAACCTTTGAAATAAGTTTTTAATTAGTCAAAAATTAGAAAAAAAATCTGAAGATTTAATTGATTTTTTTAAAGCTTTGGATGTATTAAATTATGAAGAAAAAAACATTGCTTGATTCGACTTTGAAGGTTTTCAATTAACATGACCAATTATTGATTATTTGCCAGCTTGAAGGCAAGTAATTTCTCAACTTTCAATAATTACAACTTATAGAAAAAATGTTGTAAAAAATGTGAGTGAAGATTTTGTATACGACCCGTTAAATTATTCTTATAAAACTATTGTAAAAATCATTAATGATATCTATAAAAAAGATGTTGATTATTATGTAGTTTATAATCAAGGATATGAAAAAACAAGAATAAAAGAAATGCTTGAAACTTTAAAATGTTATGCTGAAGATAAAACTAATGATTTTACAACAGAAGAATATCTTGAAATTGAAACAAAAGGTAAAGAAATTATTAAAAAAATGGCGGATTTGCATAAACTATATGTTAACTCTTCGCCACAACTTATTAAAAAACCGGTAATCAATCTTGGATTTTTAGGTGGAAAAAGTTCAATTAAATTACTTGAAAAATTTGTTCATGCTTCTAAACTAAAACTTAAACATGAAATTACACCATACAATGAACTTGAAGTTCAAAATGGCTCAATGGCAATGGAAATTGCACAAGCAAGAGCACAAAATAAAATAGGTAATTTAGAGTGAGAAGATATTTGCAAAAACCTCAGAAAATATTGTCACAATGATGTAGTAGCAATGATTATGGTTGCGGATTTGTCAAATTGAATTATTCAAAATAGTGAAAAGAATAATGAACTAGTTGATAAACTTCTTATAGATTAA
- the recU gene encoding Holliday junction resolvase RecU yields the protein MEINYNTKNRGMLLEKIINDTNAFYLINKVALIHKKNLDIKFKAVNVEKKQLKTRDAFIIGKSNVDYYGVYRGKFIAFECKSTEENKLPKHSIREHQFEYLDLVMKFDGVAFWILFYKLTNEFILINHADFKKHFLKRKSLSNEEARLIGKIVPLNFPGVIDYLSMLN from the coding sequence ATGGAAATAAATTACAATACTAAAAATAGAGGAATGTTGCTTGAAAAAATAATTAATGATACTAATGCATTTTATCTTATTAATAAAGTCGCCCTTATTCATAAGAAAAATCTTGATATTAAATTTAAAGCGGTTAATGTTGAAAAAAAGCAACTTAAGACAAGAGATGCTTTTATAATTGGAAAAAGCAATGTTGATTATTATGGAGTTTATAGAGGCAAGTTTATAGCTTTTGAATGCAAAAGCACTGAGGAAAATAAGCTACCTAAACATAGTATTCGTGAACATCAGTTTGAATATTTAGATTTAGTTATGAAGTTTGATGGCGTAGCTTTTTGAATTCTTTTCTATAAATTAACTAATGAATTTATTTTGATTAATCACGCAGATTTTAAAAAGCATTTTTTAAAAAGAAAAAGCCTCTCAAATGAGGAGGCTAGGTTAATTGGTAAAATAGTTCCTTTAAATTTTCCAGGTGTAATTGATTATCTTTCAATGCTTAATTAG
- a CDS encoding NAD(P)H-dependent glycerol-3-phosphate dehydrogenase, producing MNKKILVIGSGAMGTACANILVDNKQEVLIYGVCEKEINELREGKNLTYFDEKTKLNKFDTTLNLKEALKDVRYILLAVPSKFIPDVVSEIKKYVQNKVLLINVAKGFWPNETKTVHTKLDEISKKFELFEGVVSLMGPSFASEIVNRKITFIDAVSHSLKFAQEVQKLFSNEYLRVYTQDDIIGAEVGAIYKNMLAIASGLIVALGYNINTQAALLTRGFKEMKRYCKFVGGKIETLSGLTGLGDLILTALSDKSRNYKFGLNFFKDSENKNNITVEGINSIKTIYENYVVTNKLNLPIIDALYKAVFLKKEPENIIKILMKRPLIKE from the coding sequence ATGAATAAAAAAATTTTAGTGATTGGTTCGGGTGCAATGGGAACCGCATGTGCAAACATTTTAGTAGATAATAAACAAGAAGTTTTAATTTATGGTGTTTGCGAAAAAGAAATTAATGAATTAAGAGAAGGAAAAAATCTAACTTATTTTGATGAAAAAACTAAACTTAATAAATTTGATACAACCTTAAATTTAAAAGAAGCTTTAAAAGACGTAAGATATATTCTCTTAGCCGTTCCTTCAAAATTTATTCCTGATGTAGTTAGTGAAATAAAAAAATACGTTCAAAACAAAGTTTTGTTAATTAATGTGGCTAAAGGTTTTTGACCAAATGAAACCAAAACAGTGCATACAAAACTTGATGAAATTAGCAAAAAATTTGAACTTTTTGAAGGAGTAGTTTCATTAATGGGCCCTTCTTTTGCGTCAGAAATTGTAAATAGAAAAATCACATTTATTGACGCTGTTAGTCATTCATTAAAATTTGCTCAGGAGGTACAAAAACTTTTCTCAAATGAATACTTAAGAGTTTATACTCAAGATGACATAATCGGTGCTGAAGTAGGAGCCATTTATAAGAATATGTTAGCCATTGCTTCAGGATTAATTGTCGCCCTTGGTTATAACATAAACACTCAAGCAGCACTACTAACTCGTGGGTTTAAAGAGATGAAAAGATACTGTAAATTTGTTGGCGGAAAGATTGAAACCTTAAGCGGTTTGACAGGGCTTGGCGACTTAATTTTAACCGCACTCAGCGATAAATCTAGAAACTATAAATTTGGCTTAAATTTCTTCAAAGATAGCGAAAATAAGAACAATATTACAGTGGAAGGAATCAACTCAATTAAGACAATTTATGAGAATTATGTGGTCACCAATAAACTCAACTTACCCATAATAGATGCCTTATATAAAGCAGTTTTTTTAAAAAAAGAACCCGAAAATATAATAAAAATTTTGATGAAAAGACCTTTAATTAAAGAATAA